Within Bacillus sp. E(2018), the genomic segment GCTAGATCTTCATAACCCATCGTAGCTGACATTCCTTTTAATGTATGAGCAGAACGGAAAATCTCATTGACAATTGAAAGTTCACCTGGTGTTTTTTCCAGCAAGAGTACTTGTTGATTAATAGACTGTAAATGCTCTTTGCTTTCCTCAATGAATATGTCGAGATATTGTGTCATTTCCATCGTATATTTCCCCCTATTTTACAAATGGTTCAAAATAGCTGATCCAATTGACTCTAAATGAACAACTTCATCTACTTTTTTCGTAAGAACCGCTGCCTTTGGCATTCCATACACAACACAGGACTCTTCTGCTTCTGCAATAACTACCGTTGAACCCGCGTCTTTTAAGTCTACGATACCTTCTGTACCATCAGATCCCATACCCGTCATGATGACAGCAATCTTTTGGTAGTCTTTAAGTTTGCTTGCAGAACTGAAAAGTACGTTTACTGCTGGTCGATGTCCTCCTACAGGATCATCTTTATGTAACGAAACGTACAAGCGTCCCATCTTCTCATAAAGCTGCACATGAAAACCACCTGGTGCGATGTAAACATACCCCTTCTGTAACTGCTCATGATTCTCCGCCTCTTTTACAGAAACGTTCGATAATGAATTTAATCGATCTGCTAATGATCTCGTAAACCCTGCGGGCATGTGTTGTACGACAACAACAGGTGCATCTATATCATTCGGAAGCATTGTGATGACTTGTTGTAATGCTCGTGGACCGCCTGTAGATGTACCGATCAAGACCAGTTTGTTTTTGTGCTCTCTTTTCAGGACTTTCTTCTGCACATTGTTTTCAAGTTTATATGGTGACAGAGCTTTTTTTGTTGCGATATTTGCTTTTGAAGATGTAATCACTTTTTCTATTAAACTATTCTTCACCTTATGTAAATCTAAGGATATTGCGCCAGAAGGCTTAGCGATAAAATCAATAGCTCCAGCTTCCATAGCTAGAATCGTATTTTCTGCACCGGCTTTGGTTGTGCTAGATAACATGATGATCGGAACAGGACAGCTGTTCATGATCGTTCTTGCGGCATCAATCCCATTTAAAATGGGCATTTCTACATCCATCGTGATAACGTCTGGCTTCAATTTCAGTGTTTTATCGATCGCTTCTTGTCCGTTTCGAGCAGTATCGATCACTATAATCCTAGGGTCTTCACTTAAGAACTCTTTGATCAGCTTTCTCATAAAGGCAGAATCATCTACAATTAGCACTCTGACCTGTTTCATGCAGCATCTACCTTTCTCTGAAAAATGACTTTAACTTACCGATGAAAGACTTGTAAGAAACTTCTTGCTGTTTTACCGTACCAACATAGGTTTCCGCTAACTGATATACAGCTTTGGAAGCTAATGAGGATGGCTTATGAATAGAAAAGGGAATTTGTTTTTTTACAGCATGCAATACATCCTGATCCATCGGTATCTGACCTAAACAGATCAACTCTTTATGTAAGAACTGTTTACAAACATGGCTTAACTTCTCAACCGTATCTCTTCCTTCCCTTGAATTTTCATATCGGTTGATCACTAAATAGAAGGGAAGTTCTTTATCTTTCATATAAATGAATTTCATCATAGAATAGGCATCGGTTAGTGAGGTGATCTCAGGTGTAGCGATCACCAATACCTCATGACTTGCGAGCACAAATTTTAAAGCTGTTTCTGTTGCACCTGCCCCCATATCTAAAAAGATAAAATCATAAAACCTCTCTAATTCTTCTAGTTGATTCATAAAATGTACCAACATCTCATCCGTTACGCTGGTAAGAGAACCAAAATTCCTACCGCCTGCAATCGTATGAAGTCCGTCTTTTCCTTCTTCGATGATCTCCCATACAGACAATTGATTCTGAAGCATATCCATCATATGTTTGTGAGATCTTCTTCCAAGAATCAGATCTACATTTCCCATACCTATATCAAGATCTAGCACAAGAACCCGCTTTCCCATTCGGACCAATGAAAGAGAAAGATTCACTGTGACATTCGTTTTACCTACCCCGCCTTTACCACTGACTACAGAGATTACTCGTGCACTGTTTAACGAAGCTGAGACTAATTTTCGAAGGCTAATCGCTTGATCAAGCATGATGTGACTTTTCCTTTAATAGCATTTGAATAAGTTCATCCGCGTCAGCCTCAAACATATCATCAGGTACGTTCTGGCCATTTGTTACATAGCCGATCGGTACATTGTTTAAGATTGAAAGATTTAATAAAGAGCCGTATGTCTTTGTTTCATCTTTCTTCGTAAAGATCACTTTATGAACAGGTAAACTCTTAAACTGACGAAAGATGGTTTCCATATCTCGATATTTTGAAGTTAAAGAAAGGACAAGATAGTTTTTCATATCCTTATCAAAATGGATGATACGTTGCAGCTCTTCGATATAAAAACGATTTAAAAAATTTCTGCCTGCAGAGTCTACGAGAACTAGATCATAATCTTCGAACTTTTCTTTAGCTTTCTTAAAATCATCCGCTGTATAAGCTACCTCACAAGGAATGTTTAAAATTTCTGCGTACGTTTTTAGTTGGTCGATAGCAGCGATCCGATATGTATCGGTCGTAATAAACGCTACTTTCTTTCCATCTTTTAAAACCGCTTTTGCCCCAATCTTGGCGATCGTCGTTGTTTTACCAACACCAGTCGGTCCGATTAAATTTAAATATTTTGATTCGTAATGAAATCCGCCAAACTCGCTTTTAGCCATCCTTGCGCTTAAATAGCTGCTGATCCACGTATTCCAGTCATAGCTATCTCTTTCCGTTTCATCTAGACTTTCGTATTTATTGGATAGAGAAGGAATGAGTTCTCCTAATATCGTAGAGTCCACTTCTTGATTGAAAAGAAAACTTTCCCATTCTTTAACAAATGGTACTTCATCTTCTGGCTTTTTTGATTGTACGGTCAACGTGTGAACCATCTTCTTCAGTTGACGAATCTCCTTAGTCAATTCCTCATCTTGAAAGACAGGTTGCTGCTCTTTTACAATACTCTTGTTATGAACCTTTGTTTGCTGATAATCTACGTCTTGATCTAATCCAGCGAAAATTTCAACCACTTTCTTTGTGAAGAATCCGAAGAAACCTCCAACTTGAACCTCTCTTGTATTTAAAATGACCGCACCGCTGCCAAGATCTGACCTTACTAATTTCATAGCTTCTGGCAAGTTCTGTGCTGTATACTTCTTCACTTTCATCAGATGTTCACCACCCCTACACTTTTCACTTCTAGCTCAGGTTCCAATTCGTTGTATGATAATACCGCCACATCCGGAAGATAGCGCTCAATGAGTTGCCTTACATACATCCTTACCGCTGGTGAACATAATAGGACGACGGATTGGTCAAAACTTCGTCCTGATTCAAGTTCAGATGTAATGCTGTCAAAGATCACTTGAGAATCTTGCGGATCTAAAGACAGGTAATTGCCATGTTCGGTTTGCTGAACAGCGTCAGCTATCTTCTTTTCTACCGATCCGCCAAGTGTAATAACATGCAACGGTTCATTTTCATTCGTATAGCTTTTTGATATCTGTCGGGACAAACCTTGTCTTACATACTCTGTTAAAAGATCTGTATCCTTTGTCATCTTTGCAAAATCAGCTAACGTTTCAAAGATTACCGCCAAGTTTCGAATCGAGATTCGCTCTCGTAAAAGTTTGGATAATACCTTTTGAACTTCACCGATCGTAAGGGCATCTGGCGTTACTTCTTCGACAATGGCTGGATATGATTCTTTTAGGTGCTCTACAAGTTGTTTCGTTTCTTGTCTGCCGATCAGTTCATGTGCGTGTTTCTTGATTACTTCTGTTAAATGTGTTGAGACGACTGAAGGCGGATCTACAACAGTGTATCCTGAGTATTCAGCTCGTTCTTTCATCTCTTCACCAATCCAGATAGCCGGCAGACCGAATGCCGGTTCCATCGTTTCAATACCTTGTACCTCTTCATCATCGATACCTGGACTCATCGCTAAATAATGATCCAACAGCAACTCACCTTTTGCGACTTGACTGCCTTTTATTTTAATTCTGTATTCATTCGGCTGAAGCTGGATGTTGTCTCGAATCCGAACGACCGGTACGATCATTCCAAGCTCTAAAGCAAGCTGCCTTCTGATCATTACGATTCTATCCAGCAGGTCACCGCCTTGCGAAGTGTCAGCTAACGGAATGAGACTGTAGCCGAATTCAAATTCGATTGGGTCGATCTGCAGAAGATTCACAACTGATTCAGGACTTTTCAGCTGTTCAGTTTGGATGTCTTCTTCAACCACTTCTTCTTTTTCTTTTTGCTCACGCTCAGCTTTTAATAGAAGATAACCGCCGATCGCTAAGATCCCACCAATCGTAAGTGTAAAAAAATCATTGATCGGTGTGAACAACCCAAGCATGATGATGGTTCCTCCAGCAACAAAAAGCATAATAGGATAAGCAAGCAATTGTTTGCTGATATCAAATCCTAAGTTTCCTTCTGATGCTGCTCGTGTCACGATAATTCCTGTCGCTGTTGAAATGATGAGCGCTGGAATCTGAGATACTAATCCATCACCAACCGTCATTCTTGTAAATAATTCTGCACTATCACCAAAGCTAAGACCCATCTGAAGCATCCCGATGATGATTCCGAACAACATATTGATTAAAACGATAATAATACCAGCTATTGCATCACCTTTTACAAATTTACTCGCTCCATCCATCGCTCCGTAAAAATCTGCTTCTCGTTCAATCGTTTCACGTCTTTCTTTCGCTTCCCGATCTGAAATCATACCAGCGTTCAGATCAGCATCTATACTCATCTGTTTCCCAGGCATCGCATCAAGTGTAAACCTTGCAGCTACTTCAGATACACGTTCAGATCCCTTCGTAATTACGATAAATTGAATAATAATTAGGATGAAAAATACCACGATACCAACAAGAATATTTCCACCTACAACAAATTCACCGAAAGTATGTACAACGTTTCCAGCATCTCCTGTTGAAAGGATGCTTCTCGTTGTCGAAACGTTTAGCCCTAGTCTAAAAAGCGTCACTAACAATAACAATGACGGAAATATAGAAAATTGGAGAGGCTGTGTTGTGTTCATGGCAATCAATATGATTAAAAGTGCCAGAGATATATTCGTTATGATTAAGAAGTCCAACATAAACGTTGGCATTGGTATGACGAGCATGGCGATAATGAGAATAACGCCTGCTAAAACACTCATGTCTCTAGCTTTCATCTGTAAACTCTCCTATTCATTCCTTACGCTTTTTTCTTTACACGGTATACAAAGGCTAAAATTTCAGCTACGGCTTTAAACAGATCTTCAGGAATCACATGCCCGATCTCAACACGAGCGTACAGCGTTCTTGCTAGAGGCTTGTTTTCTACAACCGCTACGTTATGCTCTTTTGCGATCTCTTTGATGCGTTGAGCAATTAGATCTACTCCTTTTGCTACGACTACTGGAGCATCCATGCTGTTATCGTCATACTTCAAGCAGATTGCGTAATGTGTAGGGTTTGTGATGATAACATCTGCCTTAGGTACTTCTTGCATCATTCGCCTCATAGCCATCTGTCTTTGTTTTTCCTTGATCTTCCCTTTAATCTTAGGATCACCTTCAGATTTTTTGTATTCGTCCTTGATATCTTGTTTCGACATCCTAATATTTTTTTCAAAATCGTATTTTTGGTACATATAGTCAAGAAACGCAAGAAAAAGTAAAACGAGTGAAGCGGCAAAGCCCATCTTGACCGCAAGTCCTCCGAATACAGGAAGTGACGATTCAATACTCACTAAGCTCATTCTTAAATAAATATCTCGCTCACTCCAAAGGATAAAAAATGTTACACCACCGATTAGTAGAATCTTAAGCATTGATTTAGATAGTTCAACAAGAGCCCTCACTGAGTAGATTCGTTTAAATCCAGATAATGGATTGATTCGTTCAAGTTTCATCTGAATCGCTTCTGTTGATAATAAAAAACCAACTTGCAAATAGTTTCCTAAGACTCCAGCGATCATAGCCGCAATCATTACAGGTGCTATGATGATAGCGACTTCAAGCGAAAGCTCCCAAAACAGTTTAGGAATACTAGATTCCGTAACATCATAAAGCAGTTTTTTATCTAGACTATAAGCGAAGAGGTGAAGCAATCTTTGCCCCATCCAACTCCCCATAAAGGATAGAAACATAACGGATGCAAACAGCACTAGTGCAGCATTGATGTCAGCACTTTTGGCTACTTGTCCTTTTTTTCTGCTTTCCTGCCTTTTTTTTGGTGTTGCTTTCTCCGTTTTTTCTCCTGAAAAGTATTGTAGATTGATCGGATATCTCATCGACTTAAGCCCCTAACAATTCCATTAAGTTAATCATGCTGTCACGCATCTGATCGACCAGCATCTGAACAGATACAAAGAATGCGGGCATTACGACTAAAAACAATACGAGAGCAATTAAGATCTTGACCGGCAGACCGATAACAAAGATGTTCATCTGCGGTACGGTTCTGGCTACGATCCCAAGTGCAAGGTCGGCTAAAAACAACGTGCCCACGATAGGAATCGCCATCTGAAGAGCAACTAAGAACATACCTGAGAACACACTTAGTACAAACTTCATGACCCCGCCATCTCCAAAATTTGATATAGCCGAATCAATGGGTAAAAATTGATAACTATAAAAGATTCCATCAAGTAACATGTGATGTGCATCTGTTGCAAGCAAGAAAAGAATCGCAAACGTATACAGATATCTCCCCATCAAGGGTGTCTGGATACCTGTTTGCGGATCGAACACATTCGCGATCGCAAAACCCATCTGTAGATCAATAAATCCGCCGGCAACTTGAATCGCGTAGAAAACGATCGCAGCAATAAATCCGATTGTTAGTCCTACCATTGCTTCTTTAATAATTAATAGAAAAAATGTAGCATCCAACGGAATTGGTTTTGGATCAACTGCGTACAACATGATCCAGGATAAAAATAACGATAATCCGATTTTATGCATCACAGGTAAATTTTTATTGGAAAACACAGGAATTGTTAAGAAAAATGCCGATACTCTAGTTAGGATTAATAAAAAAGCAGGGAAAGCCACTACATCTACCATTTCATCATCCTATATAAGTGTGTAAATTTTGGAAGATATTTGATGTGAAACCTAGGATTTGAGAAAGCATCCACGGCCCAAAAAACACGAGTCCTACTAACACGGCAACAATCTTTGGTATAAATGCAAGTGTTTGTTCCTGAATCTGTGTTGTTGCTTGAAATATACTGACGATTAAACCTACGATCAGGGCTAATAACATGAGCGGACCGCACAAAAGCAAGGTCATGTATACCCCTTTTTCTGCTAAAGAAATTACAAATTGAGAATCCATGTTTCCACCTGCCCTAATAGCTTAATAGCAATGATTTTACGATGAGGTACCAGCCATCAACCAGTACGAATAACAAGATCTTAAATGGCAGTGATATCATAACGGGCGGCAGCATCATCATCCCCATAGCCATTAAAATAGACGCAACGACCATATCAATGATCAAGAACGGTACAAATATCATGAATCCAATCTGGAAAGCTGTCTTTAGCTCACTTATGGCAAACGCAGGAACAAGTGTCGTTAACGGAATATCTTTAATACTTTCGGGCTTTTTTGCACCTGAATATTCCATAAAAAGCATAAGATCTTTCTGACGTGTATGTTTCGCCATGAACTCTTTGATCGGAAGACTTCCTTTATCAAATGCTTCTTCTTGAGAGATTTCACCTTTTACTAAAGGCTGTACCGCTTCTTTGTTTACCTCATGCATCACTGGTGCCATGATAAAGAAAGTTAAGAACAAAGCAATTCCAATCAAAACTTGGTTTGGCGGCATCTGCTGTGTTGCTAGTGAAGTTCTAACAAAAGATAAGACAATGATAATCCTCGTAAAACAAGTCATAAGAATTAAGATACTTGGAGCAAGCGAAAGGACTGTTAAAAGCAGCAACAGCTGAATCGTAGTTTCCATGTTCGCTGGATCACTATTATTAATAAAATCCAAGTCTAATCCAGGAATAAATTCATTCATGATGTTTCCCTTTCTCTAGCACTCTCTGAAGTTCTTTTTGCTGATTCTTCTTATCTTGAACGATCGATTGCAGCATAGTCTTAAAAGATTGCGTCTGATCTTTTGTATCAGCTGGTCTTGTTTCATTGGAAGTCTTACTAGACTCTTCGGTTCTACTTTTCAGCCATTTTTGTTTCAATTGGTTCGTCATCGTTGAAACGTTTTGGGATGGACGCTGATCGAGCATCATCTGAACTTCATCTTCATTGGTAATCTCTTTTAGAAGTGTTACCGAATCTCCAACACCTACTACCAAGACAGAATTACCTGTTTTGATCAGTTGTACGGAACGATTCTGTCCGATTCCGATGCCTCCCAAAGACTGAAGATTTTTTCCATCTTGAAAACTGACAGATTTTCTTTGAATAAAACGTAAAACCAAAAACAAGATCGCTAGAACAATTCCAAGCATAAACACGAGCTTGACGAGCATCATAAATGTGCTTTCACTCTTAGAATCGACAGGGCTGTTATCTGCTGGTGCTTTTTCTTTCTCGCCCTTTTGATCTGAGTTATTTATGGTGTCATAAACACTTTTCCCTGAACTGCTGCCTTCCGCTTGTACACTAAATGGTACAAGCGCAAGACAAACTGCTGCAAAAAGACTAATTAACCATCGATACATGTATGCTTATCCTAAAGTTTTCTTAATCGCTTCAATTACACGGTCAGCTGCAAACGGCTTAACGATAAAGTCTTTTGCTCCAGCTTGGATCGCATCGATTACCATCGCCTGCTGTCCCATCGCTGAACACATGATGATCTTTGCTTCAGGGTTCGTTTTCTTGATCTCTTTCAAAGCTGAAATACCGTCCATCTCTGGCATCGTAATATCCATCGTAACAAGATCTGGTTTTAACTCCTGGAATTTCTCGATCGCTTGCGCTCCGTCTGCTGCTTCACCTACAACATCAAATCCATTCTTAACTAAAATATCCTTGATCATCATTCTCATAAATGCTGCATCATCAACAACTAAAATACGTTCTCCCATTTCACTTACCTCCGATAATTATTTCAATTTTTCTAAACGATCACGCTGACTTAAAATTTCAGTTACACGTACTCCGAAGTTCTCATCGATTACAACAACCTCGCCTTTTGCGATCATCTTTTGATTAACAAAGATATCAACTGGTTCACCAGCAAGTTTATCGAGCTCTACGATTGAACCTTGAGACATTTCTAAAATATCTTTAATCGTTTTTTTCGTTCTTCCTAGCTCTACTGTTACTTGAAGTGGAATGTCTAACAGCATGTCTAAATTCTTCGTATCTCTTTGATTCGTCTCATAATCTCCAAAGTCAGAAAAGCTTGCTGGCTGAATGGAAACATCTCTCATCTGCGATTGATATGCAGGCTGAGGATCATTTCTTGGTTCACTATGAACACGTTCTTGATAAGAATCTACCGGTAGAGATGGTGGAGACACTTCTTCATGAGGTGTATAATCAGCAACCGGCTCTTTTTCAACAACTGGTTCAGGATTCATCAACTTATGTACAAGGTCCTTTGAGAACTCAGCATCAATGAGCTGCATGATATTTGAATCAATCAGTTCACCCACTTTAAGTCGGAATGAAACTTTAACTAGTATCTCTTCATCAGGAATCAAACTCGTGTTTGATTCAATATCTAGAAAATCAATTTTAGGTGGAGAGATATCTACTTTTTTATTAAAGATCGTAGACATCGATGTGGAAGCGGATCCCATCATCTGATTCATCGCTTCACCAACAGCACTTAATTGCAATTCTCCAAAATCCGGAGAAGGATTTGTGCCTTCACCGCCAAGCATCAAGTCTGCAATGATCTGTGCATCTGTTTTACGGATCACTAACAAGTTAGCTCCTTCGATACCTTCTGTGTATGTAACTTGAACCGCAACATGCGGAATCGGAAACTCATCTTTCAACTCGGTGCGTTTCACGACGGTTACTGTTGGCGTCGTAATATCTACCTTTTGATTTAACAGAGTGGATAGTGCTGTTGCAGCACTTCCAAATGAGATGTTTCCGATCTCACCTAACGCATCTCGTTCGATCGATGATAGGTATTCTTCGGTTTCGGTCGCTCCGGACGAGGAAGGACTTCCACCATTCAACAAAGCATCAATTTCGTCTTGTGAAAGCATATCTCCACTTACCATTGATCCTCATCCTCCTTAATGGTTTCGATAATTTGAACGGCTAACTTTTTCTTCACCTTCCCGGGTTGACCATAGAACTTCGGATTGTTTTCCACTTTTATCACGAGCGGTTGATTAATTCGTTGATCTAATTCAATACAGTCACCGATAGATAAATTCAGAAACTCCTCGATCGACATGTCTGAAGATCCTAACTCAACTTTAAAAGGTAAGAAGGCGTTCTTAATCTTTTGTTCAATAAATTCGGTCTCTCCTGGAATTCGTGTTTTCTTTTTATTCTGCATCCAATGATGAACAGAAAGCTTCGGAATGATCGGTTCTATGACAACATGTGGTAAGCAGATATTAATCATTCCGCTCGTTTCACCAATCGTCGTATTCAGTGAGATCACGACTACCGTTTCGTTCGGAGAAACCATTTGTAAAAATTGTGGATTCACTTCCAAATCGAGCATGAACGGCTCCAGTTCGATGACACTTGTCCATGCTTCTTTAAAACTATCAAGTGTGTTTTCAAATAACTGATTCATGATTCTCGTCTCGATCTCAGTTAAATTCTCGATCTTATTCATGCCAGCCCCGCTGCCACCCATCACTCGATCAAGCATGGCATATGCGATATTCGGATTAACTTCCATTAAAATTCGTCCTTCAAACGGATGTGCTTCAAACACATTCAACAGCGTCATCTTTGGAACAGAACGGATGAATTCCTCGTACGGAAGCTGATCAACAGACGCAACACCGATCTGGACGTACGTTCTAAGCTGGGCTGAAAAGTAAGTCGTTAGGAGTCTTGCAAAGTTTTCATGCAATCTCGTTAAACTGCGAATCTGCTCTTTTGAAAAACGTAGGGCTCTTTTAAAATCGTAAACTTTAACCTTATTCTCTGACTCTTCCTTTTTTAGCTCTTCTGCATCCATCTCTCCTGTGGAAAGGGCGGAGAGAAGAGCATCTATTTCGTTCTGTGACAAAACATCAACCAAGAGTCTCACCTCTTTTCATGCCGTTTATAGTGAATTATTGTATGATCTTTTGAGTTGTGTAGACTCTGACTACTTTCCCATCTTGCATAACCTTATTAATCTCTGTTTTTAGTTTGTCCTCAAGAGAGATCAGCCCTTGTTGGCCTGAAAGTTCTTCTGTTTTCTTGTTCGAGATCTCATAAATGATCAGGTTGTTCACTTGGAACAATCTTTTCTCAAGTTCGTGTTTAGCATCTTCATTATCCGCTTGAATCTTGAACTGAATCTTCACATAAGATTGATCTGCAAGATTGGTTGTCATTTCATTGGTTTCGACCATCAGCTTGTCCAGCTCTTCTGCTGTAGGCTCAGAAGCTTCGGTCTTAGGTGAGAACTGCTTAAACCCGTAATATCCTGCTGCACCGATAAGACAGATCGCGACAAGCATGGACATCATGATCGTTACCGCTTTATTTTTTCCCAACTACAGACCCTCCTTTTTCTGACTTAGTGGCAATAGCGTAATCTTTCTATAAAACTCTGAGATTAGTTGAGCAACCTCTTCTTCACTTTCTTTAACAACAAACTTTTTGCCTGTAGTTAAAGTGATCGTAGTATCTGGAAAAGATTGAATCTGTTCGATATAGATCGCATTCAGCGTAAACGTATTGCCATTTAGTTGTGTTACTAAAATCATGAGTTTCGGAGTTAAGCTGGTTACTGCTCACCCCTACCTCCCTTCACGTTAACGTTTTAAGTTCACTAGTTCTTGAAGGATCTCATCTGATGTTGTGATGATTCTTGTATTCGCTTGGAAACCACGCTGTGCAACAATCATCTCCGTGAACTCTTCAGATAAGTCCACGTTGGACATTTCGAGAGCACCTGCTACTAATGTGCCAGCTCCGCCTGTTCCTGGAAGAGATGTCTCAGGAATACCTGAGTTTGTACTTGCTCGATATTCGTTGCTTCCAGCTTTCTCCAAGCCTTCACTATTATCGAATTTTGCAATTTGAATTTTCTTCGAAGTATCTAAAGTCCCTGTAGCAGATATAACACTTACAGTACCATCAGCACCTATACTAAAGCTTTTAGATGTACTATCAATATTTATCGGTGTTGTTGTACCAACAAGGTATTTACCATCTGAATTAACAATATTACCTGAACTATCCAAATAAAAATTTCCTGATCTCGTATATGTTGTTTCTCCATTTGACTGTAGTTGAAAGAACCCATCTCCTGAAATTCCTAAGTCAAGCGGACGTCCTGTTGTTTGCAAACTCCCTTGAGTATGAACAGTATCAATCGAAGCCAATTGTGATCCTAACCCTACTTGTTTTGGATTAACTCCACCTTTCCCAGCGGCACCTGTCGGAGCACTAGCCCCAGCAATCTGCTGACTCACAAGATCTTTAAACGTCGTACGGCCCTTCTTAAATCCGTACGTATTTACGTTTGCGATGTTATTACCGATTACATCTAGCTTCACCTGAAAGTTTTTCATACCACTGATTCCTGAATACATAGAACGTAACATTTGTTTTTATCTCCCTTACTTGGTTTATTAACTGCGTCTATCATTCGGCAGTTTAGTGAGCCTCCTGTAAAGGTCCAGCTCGTTTATTCGTCTATGACGATAGCACCATTGATGTTTGTAAAGATCTGAGATGTACTTTCGTTTCGATCTAATGCTGTAATTACAGTTTGATTCGGCGCATTTACGACTAGCGTGACATTCTTCATGATCACTAATGAGTCTTTAATTCCTTTTCGGCCCGCTTCGATCATCTTTTCGCTTATCTTGTTCCAGCTTGTTTCTGATATCGAAATATC encodes:
- the fliP gene encoding flagellar type III secretion system pore protein FliP (The bacterial flagellar biogenesis protein FliP forms a type III secretion system (T3SS)-type pore required for flagellar assembly.), with the translated sequence MNEFIPGLDLDFINNSDPANMETTIQLLLLLTVLSLAPSILILMTCFTRIIIVLSFVRTSLATQQMPPNQVLIGIALFLTFFIMAPVMHEVNKEAVQPLVKGEISQEEAFDKGSLPIKEFMAKHTRQKDLMLFMEYSGAKKPESIKDIPLTTLVPAFAISELKTAFQIGFMIFVPFLIIDMVVASILMAMGMMMLPPVMISLPFKILLFVLVDGWYLIVKSLLLSY
- a CDS encoding flagellar biosynthetic protein FliO — encoded protein: MYRWLISLFAAVCLALVPFSVQAEGSSSGKSVYDTINNSDQKGEKEKAPADNSPVDSKSESTFMMLVKLVFMLGIVLAILFLVLRFIQRKSVSFQDGKNLQSLGGIGIGQNRSVQLIKTGNSVLVVGVGDSVTLLKEITNEDEVQMMLDQRPSQNVSTMTNQLKQKWLKSRTEESSKTSNETRPADTKDQTQSFKTMLQSIVQDKKNQQKELQRVLEKGKHHE
- a CDS encoding response regulator, whose product is MGERILVVDDAAFMRMMIKDILVKNGFDVVGEAADGAQAIEKFQELKPDLVTMDITMPEMDGISALKEIKKTNPEAKIIMCSAMGQQAMVIDAIQAGAKDFIVKPFAADRVIEAIKKTLG
- the fliY gene encoding flagellar motor switch phosphatase FliY, whose product is MVSGDMLSQDEIDALLNGGSPSSSGATETEEYLSSIERDALGEIGNISFGSAATALSTLLNQKVDITTPTVTVVKRTELKDEFPIPHVAVQVTYTEGIEGANLLVIRKTDAQIIADLMLGGEGTNPSPDFGELQLSAVGEAMNQMMGSASTSMSTIFNKKVDISPPKIDFLDIESNTSLIPDEEILVKVSFRLKVGELIDSNIMQLIDAEFSKDLVHKLMNPEPVVEKEPVADYTPHEEVSPPSLPVDSYQERVHSEPRNDPQPAYQSQMRDVSIQPASFSDFGDYETNQRDTKNLDMLLDIPLQVTVELGRTKKTIKDILEMSQGSIVELDKLAGEPVDIFVNQKMIAKGEVVVIDENFGVRVTEILSQRDRLEKLK
- the fliM gene encoding flagellar motor switch protein FliM, whose amino-acid sequence is MVDVLSQNEIDALLSALSTGEMDAEELKKEESENKVKVYDFKRALRFSKEQIRSLTRLHENFARLLTTYFSAQLRTYVQIGVASVDQLPYEEFIRSVPKMTLLNVFEAHPFEGRILMEVNPNIAYAMLDRVMGGSGAGMNKIENLTEIETRIMNQLFENTLDSFKEAWTSVIELEPFMLDLEVNPQFLQMVSPNETVVVISLNTTIGETSGMINICLPHVVIEPIIPKLSVHHWMQNKKKTRIPGETEFIEQKIKNAFLPFKVELGSSDMSIEEFLNLSIGDCIELDQRINQPLVIKVENNPKFYGQPGKVKKKLAVQIIETIKEDEDQW
- the fliL gene encoding flagellar basal body-associated protein FliL; translation: MGKNKAVTIMMSMLVAICLIGAAGYYGFKQFSPKTEASEPTAEELDKLMVETNEMTTNLADQSYVKIQFKIQADNEDAKHELEKRLFQVNNLIIYEISNKKTEELSGQQGLISLEDKLKTEINKVMQDGKVVRVYTTQKIIQ
- a CDS encoding flagellar FlbD family protein, producing the protein MILVTQLNGNTFTLNAIYIEQIQSFPDTTITLTTGKKFVVKESEEEVAQLISEFYRKITLLPLSQKKEGL
- the flgG gene encoding flagellar basal body rod protein FlgG — protein: MLRSMYSGISGMKNFQVKLDVIGNNIANVNTYGFKKGRTTFKDLVSQQIAGASAPTGAAGKGGVNPKQVGLGSQLASIDTVHTQGSLQTTGRPLDLGISGDGFFQLQSNGETTYTRSGNFYLDSSGNIVNSDGKYLVGTTTPINIDSTSKSFSIGADGTVSVISATGTLDTSKKIQIAKFDNSEGLEKAGSNEYRASTNSGIPETSLPGTGGAGTLVAGALEMSNVDLSEEFTEMIVAQRGFQANTRIITTSDEILQELVNLKR
- a CDS encoding TIGR02530 family flagellar biosynthesis protein produces the protein MSERIHAHQLYQPMLYPKHRQQNKTDQSFQSVFHKELKNQLTISKHAQKRLQDRDISISETSWNKISEKMIEAGRKGIKDSLVIMKNVTLVVNAPNQTVITALDRNESTSQIFTNINGAIVIDE